In Massilia forsythiae, one DNA window encodes the following:
- a CDS encoding NADP-dependent malic enzyme, which yields MSTESSLNEAKDTQLRADALEYHRSPVRGKIEVVATKPLSNQRDLSLAYSPGVAYACEEIAADPATAADYTSRGNLVAVISNGTAVLGLGNIGPLASKPVMEGKGCLFKKFAGVDVFDLELAENDPDKLIEAIAMLEPTVGGINLEDIKAPECFYIEKKLSERMKIPVFHDDQHGTAIISSAALLNALKVVGKDIADVKLVASGAGAAAIACLDMMVSLGVQQKNIYVTDSKGVIWQGREANMEANKARYAQATDARTLADIVNGADVFLGCSTAGVLTGEMVKTMADQPVILALANPEPEIRPEVAKAARPDVIIATGRSDYPNQVNNVLCFPYIFRGALDCGATRITTEMKLACVTAIAELAEAEPNDAVAAAYAGEELSFGPEYIIPKPFDPRLIAAIAPAVAAAAAASGVAARPIEDMDAYREKLGQMIYHTGFFMKPVFAKAKANPRKVAYAEAADQRVLRAVQTVVDGGMARPVLIGQAGEIEQAIRQSGLRLRRDVDYTLVEAEGDTTLQGARLLKNGDVDALICGMKGSYDSHLAHVKNEIGTAPGAEVLAAMNALVLDKMTLFITDTYVNDAPSAQELAAITRLAAEELRHFGLEPKAALLSHSIFGSSNRPSAQRMREARRILADTAPELAVIGEVHGDAALSEDIRRLYQPDASADGAAQGFGGSANLLVMPSLDAANILFNVLKVAAGKGVTVGPILLGAAKPVHILSPSATVRRIVNMTALAVAGVRQG from the coding sequence ATGAGTACCGAAAGCAGCCTGAACGAGGCCAAAGACACCCAGTTGCGCGCGGACGCGCTGGAATACCACCGCAGCCCGGTGCGCGGCAAGATCGAGGTGGTGGCAACGAAGCCGCTGTCGAACCAGCGCGACCTGTCGCTGGCCTATTCGCCGGGCGTGGCCTACGCCTGCGAAGAGATCGCCGCCGACCCGGCCACCGCCGCCGACTACACCTCGCGCGGCAACCTGGTGGCCGTGATCTCGAACGGCACCGCGGTGCTCGGCCTGGGCAACATCGGTCCGCTGGCATCGAAGCCGGTGATGGAAGGGAAGGGCTGCCTGTTCAAGAAATTCGCCGGCGTCGACGTGTTCGACCTGGAACTGGCCGAGAACGATCCCGACAAGCTGATCGAAGCCATCGCCATGCTGGAGCCGACCGTGGGCGGCATCAACCTGGAAGACATCAAGGCGCCGGAATGCTTCTACATCGAGAAGAAGCTGAGCGAGCGCATGAAGATTCCGGTCTTCCACGACGACCAGCACGGCACCGCGATCATCTCTAGCGCGGCGCTGCTGAACGCATTGAAAGTGGTCGGCAAGGACATCGCCGACGTGAAACTGGTGGCTTCCGGCGCCGGCGCCGCGGCCATCGCCTGCCTGGACATGATGGTCAGCCTGGGCGTACAGCAAAAGAACATCTACGTCACCGATTCCAAGGGCGTGATCTGGCAGGGCCGCGAAGCCAACATGGAAGCCAACAAGGCGCGCTACGCGCAAGCGACCGATGCGCGCACGCTGGCCGACATCGTGAACGGCGCCGACGTGTTCCTGGGCTGCTCGACCGCCGGCGTGCTCACCGGCGAAATGGTCAAGACCATGGCGGACCAGCCGGTGATCCTGGCGCTGGCCAACCCGGAACCGGAAATCCGTCCGGAAGTGGCCAAGGCCGCGCGCCCGGACGTCATCATCGCCACCGGCCGTTCGGACTACCCGAACCAGGTCAACAACGTGCTGTGCTTCCCGTACATCTTCCGCGGCGCGCTCGATTGCGGCGCCACCCGCATCACCACGGAGATGAAGCTGGCGTGCGTGACCGCGATCGCCGAGCTGGCCGAGGCCGAGCCGAACGACGCCGTGGCCGCTGCCTACGCCGGCGAGGAACTGTCGTTCGGTCCGGAGTACATCATCCCGAAGCCGTTCGATCCGCGCCTGATCGCGGCGATCGCCCCGGCCGTGGCCGCCGCCGCCGCCGCTTCCGGCGTGGCCGCGCGCCCGATCGAGGACATGGACGCCTACCGCGAAAAGCTGGGCCAGATGATCTACCACACCGGGTTCTTCATGAAGCCGGTGTTCGCCAAGGCCAAGGCCAATCCGCGCAAGGTCGCCTACGCCGAAGCCGCCGACCAGCGCGTGCTGCGCGCGGTGCAGACCGTGGTCGACGGCGGCATGGCCAGGCCGGTGCTGATCGGCCAGGCCGGCGAGATCGAGCAGGCCATCAGGCAGTCGGGCCTGCGCCTGCGCCGCGACGTCGACTACACGCTGGTCGAAGCCGAGGGCGACACCACGTTGCAGGGCGCGCGTCTGCTGAAGAACGGCGACGTCGACGCCCTGATCTGCGGCATGAAGGGCAGCTACGACAGCCACCTGGCGCATGTGAAGAACGAGATCGGCACGGCGCCCGGCGCCGAGGTGCTGGCCGCGATGAACGCGCTGGTGCTCGACAAGATGACCCTGTTCATCACCGACACCTACGTCAACGACGCGCCCTCGGCGCAGGAACTGGCGGCGATCACGCGCCTGGCCGCGGAAGAGCTGCGCCATTTCGGCCTGGAGCCGAAGGCAGCGCTGCTGTCGCACTCGATCTTCGGTTCCTCGAACCGGCCGTCGGCGCAGCGCATGCGCGAGGCGCGCCGGATCCTGGCGGACACGGCGCCGGAACTGGCGGTGATCGGCGAGGTGCACGGCGACGCCGCGCTGTCGGAAGACATCCGCCGCCTGTACCAGCCGGATGCATCGGCCGATGGCGCGGCGCAGGGCTTCGGCGGCAGCGCCAACCTGCTGGTAATGCCGTCGCTGGACGCCGCCAACATCCTGTTCAACGTGCTGAAGGTCGCCGCCGGCAAGGGCGTGACCGTCGGCCCGATCCTGCTGGGCGCGGCCAAGCCGGTGCACATCCTGAGCCCGAGCGCGACGGTGCGCCGCATCGTCAACATGACGGCGCTGGCGGTGGCGGGCGTGCGCCAGGGGTAA
- a CDS encoding transporter substrate-binding domain-containing protein, with amino-acid sequence MTPTPAIRSAFTPAGTLRAAINLGNPILASADAQDGARGVSVDLAREFARLLGVELELVVVDAAGKSVDVVVAEGADIGFFAIDPVRGAAIAFTDAYVLIEGFYLVRDGSPIRANTQVDDAAHRVVVGKGSAYDLHLTRSLQKARIERAPTSPAVVDTFLASGADVAAGVKQQLQADARRLGGLRLLDERFMVIRQAMGTPKSRGAEAAAFLAAFVEARKADGFVGAALARHGIEGASVAPLGESAAK; translated from the coding sequence ATGACCCCGACACCCGCCATCCGCTCCGCCTTCACCCCTGCCGGCACCCTGCGTGCCGCCATCAATCTCGGCAACCCGATCCTGGCCAGCGCCGACGCGCAGGACGGCGCGCGCGGGGTCTCCGTCGACCTGGCGCGCGAATTCGCCCGCCTGCTCGGCGTGGAACTGGAACTGGTGGTGGTGGACGCGGCCGGCAAGTCGGTCGACGTGGTGGTTGCCGAAGGCGCCGACATCGGTTTCTTCGCCATCGACCCGGTACGCGGCGCCGCCATCGCCTTTACCGACGCCTACGTGCTGATCGAAGGTTTTTATCTGGTGCGCGACGGCTCGCCGATCCGCGCCAACACGCAGGTCGACGACGCCGCGCACCGCGTGGTGGTGGGCAAGGGCAGTGCATACGATCTGCACCTGACGCGCTCCCTGCAGAAAGCGCGCATCGAGCGCGCGCCGACTTCGCCGGCGGTGGTCGATACCTTCCTCGCCAGCGGTGCCGACGTGGCGGCCGGCGTCAAACAGCAACTGCAGGCGGATGCGCGCCGCCTGGGTGGCCTGCGCCTGCTGGACGAACGCTTCATGGTGATCCGCCAGGCGATGGGCACGCCCAAATCGCGCGGCGCGGAAGCGGCGGCCTTCCTGGCCGCGTTCGTCGAGGCGCGCAAGGCGGACGGCTTCGTCGGCGCGGCCCTGGCGCGCCACGGCATCGAAGGCGCCTCGGTCGCACCGCTGGGCGAAAGCGCTGCAAAATAA
- a CDS encoding Fur family transcriptional regulator yields the protein MTATPTLESKAESLIRATGARLTRPRMRVLSFLLEQGRPLTHNEVLEALPGEKLDAVTLYRVLEWLTGHRIVHRIEGADHVWRFSADPDRHGHEHAHFQCTRCETVTCVNDMPLPPKVTLPAGFTSEEVNLLIKGTCARCKG from the coding sequence ATGACCGCCACTCCCACCCTGGAATCGAAAGCCGAATCGCTGATCCGCGCGACCGGCGCGCGCCTGACCAGGCCGCGCATGCGCGTGCTGAGCTTCCTGCTGGAGCAGGGCCGGCCGCTGACCCACAACGAGGTGCTGGAAGCGCTGCCGGGCGAGAAGCTGGACGCGGTGACCCTGTACCGCGTGCTGGAATGGCTGACCGGGCACCGCATCGTGCACCGCATCGAAGGGGCCGACCATGTGTGGCGCTTCAGCGCCGATCCCGACCGCCACGGCCACGAGCACGCGCATTTCCAGTGCACCCGCTGCGAGACCGTCACCTGCGTGAACGACATGCCGCTGCCGCCCAAGGTCACCCTGCCGGCCGGCTTCACCAGCGAGGAAGTCAACTTGCTCATCAAGGGCACCTGCGCGCGCTGCAAAGGCTGA
- a CDS encoding TonB-dependent receptor domain-containing protein: MPCLLSASLPPSLKRKALPALLLGCCVAQPLFAQTAAPAAPPERPRNRAPSPASGSGAPAPGTLPTAAPAQTTADATAAGTRSGTADPEPQAGAADDMATVEVVASRPTNKVDRDVYDLKNDISVSNASAADILNNVPSVSVDQDGTVALRGNQNVQIMVNGKRDAQFQGQNRGDALNAFPAENIESIEVINVPGAEFGNEGGSGPIINLVLKRNRKPGSRASLSANKGTEDRYNGFLNGEYAAGPYSISGNLGVRKALRSGHSESQREDLDPQTGSAIGATNSASERRSPSTSVNFASTLTYNVGERDQAGATLSFSKTQNDSESTGSTRRFGPGMLPAADYSTRSTSSSPAQNFGLGASYVHKSGEPGEELKFDLRYTGQTNDADADVFYDYRLAPLRYATDNRRTTDRRNRIVDLSLDYQRTVWSTWLLKAGAKVADSRNANGTDYLAVNPASGNYEPVASRISDFRSDDRNAAVYGILSTRFFKDLQVQAGIRGEYTELKIRQPLLAEEDHYTYLNWLPSFYATQGLGEHGGELQLRASRRIARPNERDLNPNLVYLSDFYARQGNPNLEPVDNDSYELAYRDNFFSVDTSVTLYKRRESPVIGNRSTLLASDPNVIVTTPINFGANDSTGIELNVNARRLFVQGLSANLGTTIGNETRMRLFNFSDNVSVEQKNHRENVRLRLAYQFDAESLQLSVNRNGQSLNGQGVNGATTMTNFTWQHRFSPRLSLNLNVNNVFGAGNTDSYVENEVLRLHSLSTTQARIFTLGLRYQWGGVTGDERIRNGGRGMFRGGPGGRNGGGGGFGNGSGGGNSGGGGGFGG, encoded by the coding sequence ATGCCCTGCCTTCTTTCCGCCTCCCTTCCTCCGTCCCTGAAGCGCAAGGCGCTGCCCGCGCTGCTGCTGGGCTGCTGCGTCGCGCAGCCGCTGTTCGCGCAGACGGCCGCACCGGCAGCGCCACCCGAGCGCCCGCGCAACCGGGCGCCGTCGCCGGCAAGCGGCTCGGGGGCGCCCGCGCCGGGCACGCTGCCCACCGCCGCTCCGGCCCAGACGACCGCCGACGCCACGGCCGCGGGCACGCGCTCCGGCACGGCCGATCCCGAGCCGCAGGCCGGCGCCGCCGACGACATGGCGACCGTCGAAGTGGTCGCCTCTCGCCCGACCAACAAGGTCGACCGCGACGTGTACGACCTCAAGAACGACATCAGCGTCAGCAACGCCTCGGCGGCCGACATCCTCAACAACGTGCCCTCGGTCTCGGTCGACCAGGACGGCACGGTGGCGCTGCGCGGCAACCAGAACGTGCAGATCATGGTCAACGGCAAGCGCGACGCCCAGTTCCAGGGCCAGAACCGCGGCGACGCATTGAACGCCTTCCCGGCCGAGAACATCGAATCGATCGAGGTGATCAACGTGCCGGGCGCGGAATTCGGCAACGAGGGCGGCAGCGGCCCGATCATCAACCTGGTCCTGAAACGCAACCGCAAGCCCGGTTCGCGCGCCTCGCTCAGCGCCAACAAGGGCACCGAGGACCGCTACAACGGCTTCCTGAACGGAGAATATGCGGCCGGCCCGTATTCGATCAGCGGCAACCTCGGCGTGCGCAAGGCGCTGCGCAGCGGCCATAGCGAATCGCAGCGCGAAGACCTCGATCCGCAGACCGGCAGCGCCATCGGCGCCACCAACTCGGCCAGCGAGCGGCGCTCGCCCTCGACCTCGGTCAACTTCGCTTCCACCCTCACCTACAACGTCGGCGAGCGCGACCAGGCCGGGGCCACGCTGAGCTTTTCGAAGACGCAGAACGACAGCGAAAGCACGGGCAGCACCCGGCGCTTCGGGCCCGGCATGCTGCCGGCCGCCGATTATTCCACGCGCTCGACCAGCAGTTCGCCGGCGCAGAACTTCGGCCTGGGCGCGTCCTACGTCCACAAGAGCGGCGAACCGGGCGAGGAGCTGAAGTTCGACCTGCGCTACACCGGCCAGACCAACGACGCCGATGCCGACGTGTTCTACGACTACCGCCTGGCGCCGCTGCGCTACGCCACCGACAACCGCCGCACGACCGACCGCCGCAACCGCATCGTCGACCTGTCGCTGGATTACCAGCGCACCGTGTGGTCGACCTGGCTGCTGAAAGCCGGCGCCAAGGTGGCGGACAGCCGCAACGCCAACGGCACCGACTACCTGGCCGTCAACCCGGCCAGCGGCAACTACGAGCCGGTAGCGAGCCGCATCAGCGACTTCCGCTCGGACGACCGCAACGCCGCCGTGTACGGCATCCTCAGCACCAGGTTCTTCAAGGACCTGCAGGTCCAGGCCGGCATTCGCGGCGAATACACGGAATTGAAGATACGCCAGCCGCTGCTGGCCGAGGAAGACCATTACACCTATCTGAACTGGCTGCCGAGCTTCTACGCCACCCAGGGCCTGGGAGAACACGGCGGCGAGCTGCAACTGCGCGCGAGCCGGCGCATCGCGCGCCCCAACGAGCGCGACCTGAATCCGAACCTGGTCTATCTGAGCGACTTCTATGCGCGCCAGGGCAATCCGAACCTGGAGCCGGTCGACAACGATTCGTACGAGCTGGCCTACCGCGACAACTTCTTCAGCGTCGACACCAGCGTCACGCTGTATAAACGGCGCGAATCGCCGGTGATCGGCAACCGCAGCACCCTGCTGGCGAGCGACCCGAATGTGATCGTCACCACGCCGATCAACTTCGGCGCCAACGATTCGACCGGTATCGAACTGAATGTCAACGCGCGCCGGCTGTTCGTCCAGGGCCTGTCCGCCAACCTGGGCACGACGATCGGCAACGAGACGCGCATGCGCCTCTTCAATTTCAGCGACAACGTATCGGTGGAGCAGAAGAACCACCGCGAGAACGTGCGGCTGCGCCTTGCCTACCAGTTCGACGCCGAATCGCTGCAGCTGAGCGTCAACCGCAACGGCCAGAGCTTGAACGGCCAGGGCGTCAACGGCGCCACCACCATGACCAACTTCACCTGGCAGCACCGCTTTTCGCCGCGCCTGTCGCTGAACCTGAACGTGAACAACGTGTTCGGGGCGGGCAATACCGACAGTTATGTCGAGAACGAAGTGCTGCGCCTGCATTCGCTGTCGACCACCCAGGCGCGCATCTTCACGCTGGGCCTGCGCTACCAGTGGGGCGGCGTGACCGGGGACGAGCGCATCCGCAATGGCGGACGCGGCATGTTCCGCGGCGGGCCGGGGGGACGCAATGGCGGCGGCGGCGGGTTTGGCAATGGCAGTGGTGGGGGCAACAGCGGCGGTGGCGGCGGTTTCGGCGGCTAA
- a CDS encoding DUF2325 domain-containing protein, protein MAQPVRHNVHPLGATLARYQIADACCTPEREQAVPKPAPRPQRGTLADLDLNLHCSIIGTCLTTTELRRLVPRFAPHIDRKRASDLDIHHAAVELTCEGGPARKEINKALDTRHALVIRKFKAAVDEAALRALWQDAMASGEIPGAYWALMTHPCLTPEVRALAFGDVHMLSHLVGASNRADIRRLVALEGECAALRERDERQQARLRDLSVGHAQALRAMEAQVQALSAQCRRPQAHELEDEVVRLRAALAERDAALALHAERHAAAEHKLAASESAAGALRDSLERLQQDLSAARAEAGAAEYALSRLLEVDGGDGSQAALPRLDGACIAYVGGRPGATATLDRLVGAAGGELLLHDGGIEERTGTLAALLSRADMVVFPVDYISHNAMHAIKRLCEQTGVTYYPLRSAGVASFVLLMQRVFGARQVGAAVASAGTARFCLHHG, encoded by the coding sequence ATGGCCCAACCCGTCCGCCACAACGTCCATCCTCTGGGCGCCACACTGGCCCGGTACCAGATAGCGGACGCGTGCTGCACGCCCGAGCGCGAGCAGGCCGTCCCGAAGCCGGCGCCGCGGCCGCAGCGCGGCACGCTCGCCGACCTCGACCTGAACCTGCACTGCTCGATCATCGGTACCTGCCTCACGACCACCGAGCTGCGCAGGCTGGTCCCGCGCTTTGCGCCGCACATCGACCGCAAGCGGGCGAGCGACCTGGACATCCACCACGCCGCGGTCGAGCTGACCTGCGAGGGCGGGCCGGCGCGCAAGGAAATCAACAAGGCGCTCGACACTCGCCACGCGCTGGTGATCCGCAAGTTCAAGGCGGCCGTCGACGAGGCGGCATTGCGTGCCCTGTGGCAGGACGCCATGGCCAGCGGCGAAATTCCCGGCGCCTACTGGGCGCTGATGACGCATCCGTGCCTGACGCCGGAAGTGCGGGCGCTGGCGTTCGGCGACGTGCACATGCTGTCGCATCTGGTCGGCGCCTCCAACCGGGCCGATATCCGGCGCCTGGTGGCGCTGGAAGGCGAGTGCGCAGCGCTGCGCGAACGCGACGAACGCCAGCAGGCGCGCCTGCGCGATCTCAGTGTCGGCCACGCGCAGGCGCTGCGCGCCATGGAGGCGCAGGTGCAGGCCCTGAGCGCGCAATGCCGGCGCCCGCAGGCGCACGAACTGGAAGACGAGGTGGTGCGCCTGCGCGCGGCGCTGGCCGAGCGCGATGCGGCCCTGGCCTTGCATGCGGAGCGCCACGCCGCTGCCGAGCACAAGCTGGCGGCCAGCGAATCGGCCGCCGGCGCGCTGCGCGACAGCCTGGAGCGCCTGCAGCAGGACCTGAGCGCGGCGCGCGCAGAGGCCGGCGCCGCCGAATACGCGTTGAGCCGCCTGTTGGAAGTCGACGGCGGCGACGGCAGCCAGGCCGCGCTGCCGCGCCTGGATGGCGCTTGCATCGCCTACGTCGGCGGACGGCCCGGCGCCACCGCCACGCTGGACCGGCTGGTCGGCGCGGCCGGCGGCGAACTGTTGCTGCACGACGGCGGCATCGAGGAGCGCACGGGCACGCTGGCGGCGTTGCTGTCGCGCGCGGACATGGTCGTGTTCCCGGTCGATTACATCAGCCACAATGCGATGCACGCGATCAAGCGGCTGTGCGAGCAAACCGGGGTGACCTACTATCCGCTGCGCTCGGCGGGCGTGGCCAGTTTCGTGCTGCTGATGCAGCGCGTGTTCGGGGCAAGGCAGGTTGGTGCGGCGGTTGCTTCGGCAGGCACCGCGCGTTTTTGCCTGCATCACGGCTGA
- a CDS encoding TOBE domain-containing protein, whose product MKSSARNQFKGTVSAIHSGAVNDQIELDVDGLKLVAIITQGSTQELGLQVGAPAIALIKSSSIILVTEEGDVRFSARNRVKGTVDAIHTGAVNTEVAIALPGGGALTAIVTNQSCDSLGLAVGVPVTGLFKASSVIIGVPA is encoded by the coding sequence ATGAAAAGCAGTGCACGCAACCAATTCAAGGGCACCGTCAGCGCCATCCACAGCGGCGCGGTGAACGACCAGATCGAACTGGACGTCGATGGCCTGAAGCTGGTGGCCATCATCACCCAGGGCAGCACCCAGGAACTGGGCCTGCAGGTCGGCGCCCCGGCCATTGCCCTGATCAAGTCGTCGTCGATCATCCTCGTCACGGAAGAGGGCGACGTGCGCTTCTCGGCGCGCAACCGCGTCAAGGGCACCGTCGATGCGATCCATACCGGCGCGGTGAATACCGAAGTCGCGATTGCCCTGCCGGGTGGCGGCGCGCTGACCGCGATCGTCACCAACCAGAGCTGCGATTCGCTCGGCCTGGCGGTCGGCGTGCCGGTCACCGGCCTGTTCAAGGCGTCCAGCGTCATCATCGGCGTGCCGGCCTGA
- a CDS encoding molybdopterin-dependent oxidoreductase codes for MRRRLCLVLITMLLTIQSPAFADAGKPPISISRSVSITGGVEHPATFSVDQLRQRPMGQIVSLQLTDKNAGTTSTVRGIRLRDLLDEARIVTRDHNMVKKLAIIAGAADGYKVVFSWSELFNSPLGDSVLVLFERDGKPLPENEGPMALVSGKDIKTGPRHVKWLQAIEVRQIAD; via the coding sequence ATGCGCCGCCGTCTTTGCCTCGTCCTGATCACCATGCTCCTGACCATCCAGTCGCCGGCTTTCGCCGATGCCGGCAAACCGCCCATTTCGATCAGCCGCAGTGTCTCCATCACGGGCGGCGTCGAACATCCGGCCACGTTCAGTGTCGATCAACTGCGTCAACGTCCAATGGGGCAGATCGTTTCCTTGCAACTAACCGACAAGAATGCTGGCACAACAAGCACGGTGCGCGGCATCCGCCTGCGCGACCTGCTCGACGAAGCCAGGATCGTCACGCGCGACCACAACATGGTCAAGAAACTCGCCATCATCGCCGGCGCCGCCGATGGCTACAAGGTCGTTTTTTCCTGGAGCGAGTTGTTCAATTCGCCACTCGGCGACAGCGTGCTGGTATTGTTCGAGCGCGACGGCAAACCTTTACCGGAAAACGAAGGTCCCATGGCACTCGTCTCCGGCAAGGACATCAAGACCGGCCCGCGCCACGTGAAGTGGCTGCAGGCCATCGAGGTGCGCCAGATCGCCGACTAA
- a CDS encoding CPCC family cysteine-rich protein: MHTKLRQCECCDYFTLEGHDNELCSVCFWTQSTIRFAEFDEPSRLNFELTLRDGRCNFLRYGACASELASTMLNFANRLRYQQIARRTPMSLTIT; encoded by the coding sequence ATGCACACCAAACTCCGGCAATGCGAATGTTGCGACTACTTCACGCTTGAAGGGCACGACAACGAACTCTGCTCCGTCTGCTTCTGGACGCAGAGCACCATCAGGTTCGCGGAATTCGACGAGCCATCCAGGCTCAACTTCGAGCTGACGCTGCGCGACGGGCGCTGCAACTTCCTGCGCTATGGCGCGTGCGCAAGCGAATTGGCGAGCACCATGCTGAATTTTGCCAATCGCCTGCGCTACCAGCAGATTGCGCGGCGCACGCCCATGTCGCTGACGATTACCTGA
- a CDS encoding KTSC domain-containing protein: MEMKRINAGKLRAIGYDARERVLRVEFDDGSAIDHAGVGSEVWRRFSTSGAAWSFYRDNIEEEFAGKRGRAGVSPGKRPAGLDALFGGPGQDADKR; encoded by the coding sequence ATGGAAATGAAACGAATCAACGCCGGCAAGCTGCGGGCCATCGGGTATGACGCGCGCGAGCGCGTGCTGCGGGTCGAGTTCGACGATGGCAGCGCGATCGATCACGCCGGGGTCGGCAGCGAGGTATGGCGGCGGTTTTCGACGTCGGGGGCGGCGTGGAGTTTTTACCGGGACAATATCGAGGAAGAGTTCGCGGGCAAGCGCGGGCGGGCCGGGGTCAGTCCCGGGAAGCGGCCGGCGGGGTTGGATGCGCTGTTTGGCGGCCCCGGGCAGGATGCAGACAAGCGTTGA
- the acs gene encoding acetate--CoA ligase, whose amino-acid sequence MAENETTQGLHENRVFAPPAGFAAGAAISGMDAYQQLCDEAAADYEGFWGRLARENLAWHKPFTQVLDESDAPFYKWFADGQLNASYNCLDRNIENGNGDKTAIIFEADDGQVTRASYRDLHARVCKFANGLKSRGIKKGDRVIIYMSMSIEGVAAMQACARIGATHSVVFGGFSAKSLQERVIDAGAVAIITADEQLRGGKPLPLKSIVDEALAMGGCESIRDVIVYKRTGGNIAFQEGRDLWLNELVDSQPAECEPEWVDAEHPLFILYTSGSTGTPKGVQHATGGYLLWAALTMKWTFDIKPDDVYWCTADIGWVTGHSYIAYGPLAVGATEVVFEGVPTFPHAGRFWETVAKHRVSIFYTAPTAIRSLIKASNSDEKVHPQSFDLSSLRLLGTVGEPINPEAWMWYYKNVGNERCPIVDTFWQTETGGHMITPLPGATPMVPGSCTLPLPGIMAAIVDESGQDVPNGQGGILVVKRPWPSMIRTIWNNPDRFRTAYYPDELGGKYYLAGDGAIRNKDTGYFTITGRIDDVLNVSGHRMGTMEIESALVAHPLVAEAAVVGKPDDTTGEAICAFVVLKQARPHGDDAKKLAQELRNWVGKEIGPIAKPKEIRFGDNLPKTRSGKIMRRLLRVLAKGESITQDVSTLENPAILEQLKESA is encoded by the coding sequence ATGGCCGAGAACGAAACCACCCAGGGCTTGCACGAAAACCGCGTGTTCGCCCCGCCCGCCGGCTTCGCCGCCGGTGCCGCCATCTCCGGCATGGACGCCTACCAACAACTGTGCGACGAAGCCGCCGCCGACTACGAAGGCTTCTGGGGCCGCCTGGCGCGCGAAAACCTGGCCTGGCACAAGCCGTTCACCCAGGTGCTGGACGAATCCGACGCGCCGTTCTACAAATGGTTCGCAGACGGCCAGTTGAACGCGTCGTACAACTGCCTCGACCGCAACATCGAGAACGGCAACGGCGACAAGACCGCCATCATCTTCGAGGCCGACGACGGCCAGGTCACGCGCGCCAGCTACCGCGACCTGCATGCACGCGTCTGCAAGTTCGCCAACGGCCTGAAATCGCGCGGCATCAAGAAGGGCGACCGCGTCATCATCTACATGTCGATGTCGATCGAAGGCGTGGCCGCGATGCAGGCCTGCGCCCGCATCGGTGCCACCCACTCGGTGGTGTTCGGCGGCTTCTCGGCCAAATCGCTGCAGGAGCGCGTGATCGACGCCGGCGCCGTCGCCATCATCACCGCCGACGAGCAGCTGCGCGGCGGCAAGCCGCTGCCGCTGAAATCGATCGTCGACGAAGCGCTGGCGATGGGCGGCTGCGAATCGATCCGCGACGTGATCGTCTACAAGCGCACCGGCGGCAACATCGCCTTCCAGGAAGGGCGCGACCTCTGGCTGAACGAACTGGTCGACAGCCAGCCGGCCGAGTGCGAGCCGGAATGGGTCGACGCCGAGCACCCGCTGTTCATCCTCTATACCTCGGGCTCGACCGGCACGCCGAAGGGTGTCCAGCACGCGACCGGCGGCTACCTGCTGTGGGCCGCGCTGACGATGAAGTGGACCTTCGACATCAAGCCGGACGACGTCTACTGGTGCACCGCCGACATCGGCTGGGTGACCGGCCACAGCTACATCGCCTACGGCCCGCTGGCGGTGGGCGCGACCGAGGTCGTGTTCGAGGGCGTGCCGACCTTCCCGCACGCTGGCCGCTTCTGGGAAACCGTGGCCAAGCACCGTGTTTCAATCTTCTACACCGCGCCGACCGCGATCCGCTCGCTGATCAAGGCATCCAACTCGGACGAGAAGGTGCACCCGCAATCGTTCGACCTGTCCAGCCTGCGCCTGCTGGGCACGGTGGGCGAGCCGATCAATCCGGAAGCCTGGATGTGGTACTACAAGAACGTCGGCAACGAGCGCTGCCCGATCGTCGACACCTTCTGGCAGACCGAGACCGGCGGCCACATGATCACGCCGCTGCCGGGCGCCACGCCGATGGTGCCGGGCTCGTGCACGCTGCCGCTGCCGGGCATCATGGCGGCGATCGTCGACGAGTCCGGCCAGGACGTGCCGAACGGGCAGGGCGGCATCCTGGTGGTCAAGCGCCCGTGGCCGTCGATGATCCGCACCATCTGGAACAACCCGGACCGCTTCCGCACCGCCTACTACCCGGACGAGCTGGGCGGCAAGTACTACCTGGCCGGCGACGGCGCCATCCGCAACAAGGACACCGGCTACTTCACCATCACCGGCCGCATCGACGACGTGCTGAACGTCTCGGGCCACCGCATGGGCACGATGGAAATCGAATCGGCGCTGGTGGCGCACCCGCTGGTGGCGGAAGCCGCCGTGGTCGGCAAGCCGGACGACACCACCGGCGAAGCGATCTGCGCCTTCGTCGTGCTGAAGCAGGCGCGCCCGCACGGCGACGATGCCAAGAAGCTGGCGCAGGAACTGCGCAACTGGGTCGGCAAGGAAATCGGCCCGATCGCCAAGCCGAAGGAAATCCGCTTCGGCGACAACTTGCCGAAGACGCGCTCGGGCAAGATCATGCGCCGCCTGCTGCGCGTGCTGGCCAAGGGGGAGAGCATCACGCAGGACGTGTCGACGCTGGAAAACCCGGCGATCCTGGAGCAGCTGAAGGAATCCGCCTGA